One segment of Pseudodesulfovibrio sp. 5S69 DNA contains the following:
- the tilS gene encoding tRNA lysidine(34) synthetase TilS, with product MTSAPADIPQTLQDLLPKWAHFCLYVGRFVEEELGVDLEGRRVLVGMSGGVDSTALLLVLHYLSQRVGFTVGAVHLDHQLRPESAGDASFARSLCERFGIDCTVESHDVARLAEERGVGLEEAGREARYRLYAELRAEDGYDYVALGHQLDDLSEDVLMRLIRGTGWPGLSGMPGFDPARALIRPMLLIPKSTLRAFVTHVGSGWREDASNADPSMTRNRVRNEILPLIEKENPAFWQSVARLWRIGRVEQDFWEGLEAGACEILDNSRLESLHKAERLHLYKACLVRLGPGQVLADTLFKLDEAWRDKRNTAVFQFPGDKTATITASSVVFSTKH from the coding sequence ATGACCAGCGCGCCCGCCGACATCCCGCAGACCCTGCAGGACCTCCTGCCCAAGTGGGCGCATTTCTGCCTGTACGTGGGCCGGTTCGTCGAAGAGGAGCTCGGTGTCGACCTGGAAGGACGCCGCGTCCTGGTCGGTATGTCCGGCGGCGTGGACTCCACCGCCCTGCTCCTGGTCCTGCACTATCTCTCCCAGCGCGTCGGCTTTACGGTCGGCGCCGTCCACCTCGATCACCAACTGCGGCCGGAATCCGCCGGGGACGCTTCCTTTGCCCGTTCCCTGTGCGAGCGCTTCGGCATCGACTGCACGGTCGAGTCGCACGACGTGGCCCGGCTGGCCGAGGAACGCGGTGTGGGGCTTGAGGAGGCCGGGCGCGAGGCGCGCTACCGGCTCTACGCCGAACTGCGCGCGGAAGACGGCTACGACTATGTCGCTCTGGGTCATCAGTTGGACGACCTGAGCGAGGACGTGCTCATGCGTTTGATCCGGGGCACGGGCTGGCCCGGCCTGTCCGGCATGCCGGGCTTCGATCCCGCGCGCGCCCTGATCCGCCCCATGCTGCTCATCCCCAAGTCCACGCTCAGGGCGTTCGTCACCCATGTGGGCAGCGGTTGGCGCGAAGACGCCTCCAACGCCGATCCGTCCATGACCCGCAACCGCGTGCGCAACGAGATCCTGCCGCTCATCGAGAAGGAGAACCCGGCCTTCTGGCAGTCCGTGGCCCGGCTGTGGCGCATCGGCCGCGTGGAGCAGGATTTCTGGGAGGGTCTCGAAGCCGGGGCTTGTGAAATTCTGGATAATTCCCGCCTCGAATCCCTGCACAAGGCCGAGCGGCTGCACCTGTACAAGGCGTGCCTGGTCCGTCTCGGACCGGGGCAGGTCCTGGCCGACACCTTGTTCAAGCTCGACGAGGCCTGGCGGGATAAACGCAACACTGCGGTCTTCCAGTTCCCCGGTGACAAAACCGCCACCATCACCGCCTCAAGCGTGGTTTTCTCCACCAAGCATTGA